The following proteins come from a genomic window of Anaerobutyricum hallii:
- the murD gene encoding UDP-N-acetylmuramoyl-L-alanine--D-glutamate ligase, translating into MDLKSKKILIAGAGISGIGAAALLGKAGIPAAIYDGNEALDQAAVAAKLPEGMEVSFELGEFKEELADKYDMLILSPGISIHQPVAQAFYVKNKPVWGEIELASHFAKGKIAAITGTNGKTTTTALVGSILREYYQSVFVVGNIGIPFTSVALDTTEDSAIAAEISSFQLETTIDFQPEVSAVLNVTPDHLDRHGTMEVYADTKFSISKKQNKDQVIVLNYDDPITRAMAEKATAHPVMFSRLEELAEGIILRDDTFIIKENGKEMPVCTTSEIKLLGSHNHENILAAIGITYYMGVPVEKIRDAVMKFTAVEHRIEYVDTVDGVDYYNDSKGTNPDAAIKGISAMTKPTILLGGGYDKKSTYDEWIDAFHGKVRYLIVMGATAQAIADTAKKHGFHNVIFAETFEEAMDIAREKARPGDAVLLSPACASWGMFKNYEVRGKVFKEIVRKFKG; encoded by the coding sequence ATGGATTTAAAAAGTAAGAAAATACTCATTGCCGGAGCTGGAATCAGTGGAATTGGCGCGGCAGCTCTTTTAGGAAAAGCAGGAATTCCAGCGGCAATCTATGATGGGAATGAAGCACTAGATCAGGCAGCAGTTGCAGCAAAATTGCCGGAAGGAATGGAAGTATCTTTTGAATTAGGCGAATTTAAAGAAGAATTAGCAGACAAATATGATATGCTGATCTTAAGTCCGGGAATTTCCATTCATCAGCCTGTAGCACAGGCATTTTATGTAAAAAATAAACCTGTATGGGGAGAGATTGAGTTAGCATCACATTTTGCAAAAGGAAAGATTGCAGCGATTACGGGAACAAATGGTAAGACGACAACAACGGCTTTAGTAGGAAGTATTTTACGTGAGTACTATCAATCTGTTTTTGTTGTAGGAAATATCGGAATTCCATTTACCTCTGTAGCATTAGATACAACAGAAGATTCTGCGATCGCAGCAGAGATAAGCAGCTTCCAGTTAGAGACTACAATTGATTTTCAGCCGGAAGTCAGTGCGGTATTAAATGTGACGCCAGATCATCTTGATCGCCATGGAACAATGGAAGTGTATGCAGATACGAAGTTTTCTATTTCTAAGAAACAAAATAAAGATCAGGTGATCGTATTGAATTATGATGATCCGATTACAAGAGCTATGGCAGAAAAAGCAACGGCACATCCGGTAATGTTTAGTCGTTTAGAGGAACTTGCTGAAGGTATTATTTTAAGAGATGATACATTTATCATTAAAGAAAATGGCAAAGAAATGCCGGTATGTACAACTTCGGAAATTAAATTGCTTGGTTCTCATAATCATGAAAATATTCTGGCAGCTATCGGCATAACATATTATATGGGAGTTCCAGTAGAGAAAATCCGAGATGCAGTTATGAAGTTTACTGCAGTAGAACATCGTATAGAATATGTCGATACAGTAGATGGAGTAGATTATTACAATGATTCCAAAGGAACAAACCCAGATGCTGCGATTAAGGGGATTTCTGCCATGACAAAACCAACGATTTTATTAGGCGGCGGTTATGATAAGAAGTCTACGTACGATGAATGGATTGATGCATTCCATGGTAAAGTACGATATCTCATTGTAATGGGGGCAACAGCGCAGGCTATTGCGGATACTGCAAAGAAACATGGTTTTCATAATGTGATTTTTGCAGAGACCTTTGAAGAAGCTATGGATATTGCAAGAGAAAAGGCAAGACCGGGAGATGCAGTATTACTGTCTCCGGCATGTGCAAGCTGGGGCATGTTTAAAAACTATGAAGTCAGAGGAAAAGTATTTAAGGAGATCGTCCGAAAGTTTAAGGGGTGA
- a CDS encoding cell division protein FtsQ/DivIB: protein MEERNLKLVADNNPRKRHLLLLLVALVVIIGLGIYFLLTDFSIQKVEIKGNDTYTNTEILDAMKEDGYVNNTLLMIAQNQIFGQTYLPFIDKISMDYDDSHILKVRVKEKLRAGVFQYMNQYVYFNENGIAMESGNTLFNGVPVVTGVKFNEMKLKKKILENKVPVKESYFNTIVSITKKIATYKLTVSEIHFEGEDDITLISSKYKIYLGSSSYLDGKISKIPSILKTISSSYKQGTIDMQLYTDEKPIITFKNMK from the coding sequence ATGGAAGAGAGAAATTTAAAACTGGTTGCAGACAATAATCCAAGAAAAAGACATCTCCTCCTGCTTCTGGTTGCTCTTGTAGTAATTATCGGATTGGGAATATATTTTCTGCTTACAGACTTTTCTATTCAAAAAGTAGAAATAAAGGGGAATGATACATATACAAATACAGAAATACTGGATGCAATGAAAGAAGATGGGTATGTGAATAACACCCTTCTTATGATTGCGCAGAATCAGATATTTGGACAAACCTACCTGCCGTTTATCGACAAGATATCTATGGACTATGATGACAGCCATATCCTTAAAGTACGTGTAAAAGAGAAGCTGCGGGCAGGCGTTTTTCAATATATGAATCAATATGTTTACTTCAACGAAAATGGAATTGCGATGGAGAGCGGGAATACCCTTTTTAACGGCGTTCCGGTTGTTACCGGTGTAAAGTTTAATGAAATGAAACTGAAAAAGAAAATACTCGAAAATAAAGTCCCGGTAAAGGAAAGTTACTTTAATACCATCGTATCTATTACGAAAAAGATTGCGACGTACAAGCTGACAGTTTCTGAAATACATTTTGAAGGAGAAGATGATATTACGCTGATTTCCTCAAAGTACAAGATATATTTGGGAAGTTCCTCCTATCTTGATGGTAAAATATCAAAAATCCCATCTATATTAAAGACAATTTCGTCAAGTTATAAACAGGGAACAATTGATATGCAGTTGTATACAGATGAAAAGCCGATCATTACTTTCAAGAATATGAAGTAA
- a CDS encoding peptidoglycan D,D-transpeptidase FtsI family protein, which produces MAKKVKKMKRLTDQMRGKLILVFIGIICLFFILAVRLTYWTVNKGSEFETKVLGQQKHDSSVIPFERGKIYDRNGNILATNEKIYTLVLEPKNILLRKKKYEAATINALHEYFGFSKKNLKKVIEGNKDSYYVVYKKNMTYDEVAKFQKFLDMADDSTKGVSDAKKAKIESAKQVKGISFEEDYKRIYPYNSLACRILGFTSSGNVGNWGIEQSYNEQLNGVNGRAYYYFNEELDQEQTVKEAKNGNSVVSTIDMQIQKIIEEKLNDFDSKIGSKITNVLVMDPQNGEILGMASSNPYDLNEPMDEKKLLSLYSQSEIDEMKAYTKEKEAEEAEEEESGEESSEAETEQEDKDTEKKKTIYDAFYELWRNAIISDTNEPGSTYKPFTVATGLESGVLTGNESYFCTGSLMVGKRNIGCSHIHGNITLKDAVAKSCNVAMMNIAFNEGAETFYNYQNLFGFGRSTGIDLPGEAETKNLVYNASNYSNSVTLATNAFGQNFNCTMMQMAAGFCSLINGGNYYRPHIVKQIQSDGGDVVKDVGKEVLRKTVSEETSASIRSYMQETVENGTGTKAKIEGYTIGGKTGTAEKIPRNKKDYYVSFIGFTPVEKPELLVYVTIDEPNVSFQANAGLAVELEKSCMEEIVNVLGIKPATSTKE; this is translated from the coding sequence AGGTACTCGGACAACAAAAACATGACAGCTCGGTCATTCCTTTTGAGCGTGGAAAGATTTATGACAGGAATGGAAATATTCTGGCAACAAATGAAAAGATTTACACGCTGGTATTAGAACCAAAGAATATTCTGCTTCGGAAGAAGAAATATGAAGCTGCAACAATTAACGCTTTACATGAATACTTTGGATTTAGTAAAAAGAACTTAAAAAAAGTAATCGAAGGGAATAAAGATTCCTATTATGTAGTTTATAAAAAGAATATGACCTATGATGAAGTTGCAAAGTTTCAGAAGTTCCTTGATATGGCAGATGATTCAACGAAAGGGGTGTCGGATGCTAAAAAGGCAAAGATTGAAAGTGCTAAACAAGTAAAGGGAATTTCTTTTGAAGAAGATTATAAAAGAATTTATCCATATAATTCTCTTGCTTGTCGTATTTTAGGCTTTACATCTTCAGGCAATGTAGGAAACTGGGGAATTGAACAGTCTTATAATGAACAGCTTAATGGAGTGAATGGACGTGCATACTATTATTTTAATGAGGAGTTAGATCAGGAACAGACTGTAAAAGAAGCGAAGAACGGTAACTCCGTAGTGAGTACGATTGATATGCAGATCCAGAAAATCATAGAAGAAAAGTTAAATGATTTTGACAGTAAGATTGGAAGTAAGATAACAAATGTTTTAGTTATGGATCCACAAAATGGTGAGATTTTAGGAATGGCAAGTTCAAATCCATATGATTTAAATGAACCAATGGATGAAAAGAAGCTGCTATCTTTATATTCTCAGAGTGAGATTGATGAAATGAAAGCATACACCAAAGAGAAAGAAGCAGAAGAAGCAGAAGAAGAGGAGTCAGGAGAAGAATCCTCTGAAGCAGAAACGGAACAGGAAGATAAAGATACAGAAAAGAAAAAGACGATTTATGATGCGTTCTATGAACTCTGGAGAAATGCGATCATCAGTGATACAAACGAGCCGGGATCTACTTATAAGCCATTTACTGTAGCGACAGGATTGGAAAGTGGAGTACTTACCGGAAATGAAAGTTATTTTTGTACGGGTTCTCTTATGGTCGGAAAGCGTAACATTGGATGTTCGCATATACATGGAAATATCACTTTAAAAGATGCAGTTGCCAAGTCCTGTAATGTTGCTATGATGAATATCGCATTTAATGAAGGTGCAGAAACATTTTATAATTATCAGAATCTTTTTGGCTTTGGACGAAGTACAGGAATTGATCTTCCAGGTGAGGCAGAAACAAAGAATCTTGTATATAATGCCTCGAATTATTCCAATAGTGTCACGCTTGCAACGAATGCTTTTGGTCAGAACTTCAACTGTACGATGATGCAGATGGCAGCAGGTTTTTGTTCTCTCATTAATGGGGGGAATTATTACCGGCCACATATCGTAAAACAGATTCAGAGTGATGGCGGAGATGTCGTAAAAGATGTTGGAAAAGAAGTATTAAGAAAGACCGTTTCCGAAGAAACATCAGCATCGATCCGTTCCTATATGCAGGAAACGGTAGAGAACGGAACCGGTACGAAAGCGAAGATTGAAGGATATACAATCGGAGGAAAGACTGGTACCGCTGAAAAGATACCAAGAAATAAAAAAGATTACTATGTTTCTTTTATTGGATTTACTCCGGTAGAAAAGCCAGAGTTACTGGTTTATGTAACGATTGATGAACCGAATGTATCATTCCAGGCGAATGCAGGTTTAGCAGTAGAACTTGAGAAGTCCTGTATGGAAGAAATAGTAAATGTTCTTGGAATTAAACCGGCAACAAGTACTAAGGAATAA
- the mraY gene encoding phospho-N-acetylmuramoyl-pentapeptide-transferase, translated as MDHSIAIPALVAFFITLILGPGLISFLHKLKFGQFIREEGPESHLKKSGTPTMGGILFLVGILVGCAFYIPDYKRIIPVLFVTLGFGLIGFLDDYIKVVMKRNLGLTPAQKMLGQIVITAVFAFYMVNHSGLGTDVIIPFSGGKEWHLGILYIPVLFVVVLGTVNGANFTDGLDGLAASVTTLIAVFLTVIAVGTNAGIHPVICAVIGALLGFLCFNTHPAKVFMGDTGSLALGGFVVSTAYMLKIPLFIPIVAFIYFIEVLSVIIQVTYYKKTKKRIFKMAPIHHHFELSGWPETKVVSIFSIVTAVLCLIGMLAY; from the coding sequence ATGGATCATTCAATTGCAATACCAGCATTAGTTGCATTTTTTATTACATTAATATTAGGACCGGGACTCATCAGCTTTTTACATAAGCTGAAGTTTGGTCAGTTTATCAGAGAAGAGGGACCGGAATCTCATCTGAAGAAGTCCGGAACACCTACAATGGGTGGAATTTTATTTCTTGTTGGAATTTTAGTAGGATGTGCTTTTTATATCCCGGATTATAAAAGAATCATTCCTGTTTTATTCGTTACTCTTGGATTCGGACTGATCGGATTCCTTGATGATTATATCAAAGTAGTAATGAAGAGAAATCTCGGGCTGACACCGGCACAGAAAATGCTTGGACAGATTGTCATTACTGCTGTTTTTGCATTTTATATGGTGAACCATTCAGGATTAGGAACAGACGTGATTATTCCGTTTTCCGGAGGAAAAGAATGGCATCTCGGAATTTTATATATTCCAGTATTATTCGTTGTTGTGCTTGGAACAGTGAACGGAGCGAACTTTACAGATGGACTTGATGGTCTTGCCGCAAGCGTGACAACTTTAATCGCTGTATTTTTAACAGTAATCGCTGTAGGAACAAATGCAGGAATCCATCCGGTAATCTGTGCGGTTATCGGTGCCTTGCTGGGATTCTTATGCTTCAATACACATCCGGCTAAAGTATTTATGGGAGATACCGGTTCTCTGGCGCTTGGTGGCTTTGTTGTATCTACAGCATATATGTTAAAGATTCCGCTGTTTATTCCAATCGTTGCATTTATTTATTTTATTGAGGTACTGTCTGTTATCATTCAGGTAACCTATTATAAAAAGACCAAAAAGCGTATTTTCAAGATGGCGCCGATTCACCATCATTTTGAGTTATCAGGATGGCCGGAGACAAAGGTTGTTTCTATTTTCTCAATTGTAACAGCAGTATTATGTCTGATCGGTATGCTCGCGTACTAA
- the sigE gene encoding RNA polymerase sporulation sigma factor SigE produces MAVVLNASGVNRVRFTVINNMKSLFHPQREIHYIGGTDILPPPLEPEEEAYVLSQLDTKRSEEAKALLIERNLRLVVYIAKKFENTGIGVEDLISIGTIGLIKAIHTFKLDKKIKLATYASRCIENEILMYLRRTNKTKLEVSIDEPLNVDWDGNELLLSDILGTDNDVISKDIEDEIDRKMLNKAMEILSEREKLIIRLRFGIGGDGNEEKTQKEVADLLGISQSYISRLEKKIIHRLKREIIKME; encoded by the coding sequence ATGGCAGTTGTATTAAATGCATCAGGAGTAAACAGAGTAAGATTTACAGTGATAAATAATATGAAGTCACTATTTCATCCACAGCGGGAAATACACTATATTGGAGGAACAGACATCCTTCCGCCGCCATTAGAACCAGAAGAAGAAGCATACGTGTTAAGTCAGCTAGATACAAAACGAAGTGAAGAAGCCAAAGCACTTTTAATTGAAAGAAATTTACGATTAGTTGTTTACATAGCAAAGAAATTTGAAAATACAGGAATCGGAGTCGAAGATTTAATTTCAATTGGAACGATCGGACTGATCAAAGCAATCCATACCTTTAAATTAGATAAAAAAATAAAACTGGCAACCTATGCCTCACGCTGCATAGAAAACGAAATTCTCATGTATCTCAGAAGAACAAATAAAACAAAACTAGAAGTATCCATCGATGAGCCATTAAACGTAGACTGGGATGGGAACGAACTTTTACTATCAGACATCTTAGGAACAGACAACGATGTGATTTCAAAAGATATTGAAGACGAGATAGATAGAAAAATGCTGAATAAAGCAATGGAAATATTATCAGAAAGAGAAAAACTGATTATTCGGTTACGTTTCGGTATAGGCGGAGACGGAAATGAAGAAAAAACACAGAAAGAAGTAGCAGATCTTCTGGGAATCTCCCAGTCTTACATATCCAGACTGGAAAAGAAAATAATCCATCGACTAAAAAGAGAAATAATAAAAATGGAATAA
- a CDS encoding FtsW/RodA/SpoVE family cell cycle protein, whose protein sequence is MNAVQKKSWESQKMRAQAIDYSILFLVLFLVGFGLVILYSTSSYKGSLLHNDTAYWLKKQAFFAVIGIAGMMIISRLDYHIWKKKWWFIWAVYGGTIALLLLTFVIGAASHGSKRWLPLGPISFQPSELAKITLNLFLAAYISSRARQMRTGKGLLEPFLLVLPIVGIVGIENLSTCIILLAISFIMIFVATPLYKPFLGLIGIGVAGAVLLILTQGYRMERITVWLDPASSDKGEQTMQGLYAIGSGGLFGKGLGQSMQKLGFLPEANNDMIFSVICEELGLFGALCVLALFFALLWRFMVIAINAPDLYGSMLVIGVIAHIGIQVFINIAVATNTMPNTGIPLPFISYGGSSLVFLLLEMGLVLSVSRYIKIKK, encoded by the coding sequence GTGAATGCTGTGCAAAAAAAGTCATGGGAAAGTCAAAAGATGCGGGCGCAGGCCATAGATTATTCCATATTGTTTCTGGTACTCTTTCTTGTAGGGTTTGGACTGGTCATCTTGTATTCAACCAGTTCCTACAAAGGAAGTCTGCTACATAATGACACAGCATACTGGTTGAAAAAACAGGCATTTTTTGCAGTGATCGGAATTGCAGGAATGATGATTATTTCCAGACTGGATTATCATATCTGGAAGAAAAAATGGTGGTTTATATGGGCTGTTTACGGTGGGACAATTGCTTTACTGCTTCTTACTTTTGTAATTGGAGCCGCAAGTCATGGCTCAAAGCGATGGCTGCCACTTGGTCCGATCAGTTTTCAGCCATCCGAGCTTGCAAAGATTACGTTGAACTTGTTTCTAGCTGCATATATAAGCAGCAGGGCGAGACAGATGCGCACAGGAAAGGGACTTCTGGAGCCATTTCTTCTTGTACTTCCGATTGTAGGCATCGTAGGTATTGAAAATTTAAGTACCTGTATTATATTACTTGCAATCTCCTTTATTATGATATTTGTTGCAACACCATTATATAAGCCATTTCTTGGTTTGATCGGAATTGGTGTAGCCGGAGCTGTTTTACTTATCCTTACACAGGGATATCGAATGGAACGTATTACAGTGTGGCTGGACCCGGCATCTTCTGATAAAGGGGAACAGACCATGCAGGGACTTTATGCCATAGGGTCTGGCGGCCTTTTTGGAAAAGGACTTGGGCAGAGCATGCAAAAGCTTGGTTTTCTTCCGGAAGCGAATAATGATATGATTTTTTCGGTAATCTGTGAAGAACTGGGATTGTTTGGTGCGCTGTGCGTTCTGGCATTATTCTTTGCTTTGCTCTGGCGTTTTATGGTAATAGCGATTAATGCACCGGATCTTTATGGCTCCATGCTTGTGATAGGTGTGATTGCTCATATAGGTATCCAGGTTTTTATTAATATTGCTGTTGCGACAAATACAATGCCAAATACAGGAATTCCTCTTCCATTTATTAGTTATGGTGGAAGTTCACTGGTCTTTCTTTTATTAGAGATGGGCTTGGTACTTTCTGTATCCAGATATATAAAAATAAAAAAATAA
- a CDS encoding peptidoglycan D,D-transpeptidase FtsI family protein, whose amino-acid sequence MSDIEIHLFQKRKYNLVFLCFFLAFLLLTGRLIYLTVFRSEELSKRALSIEQRERTIKAARGKVYDRNGVVLADNQAVCSVSVIYYQIKEPEKVIRLLSQKLAIPEKEVRKKVEKISSREKIKSNVPKAIADEIREAGLSGVKVDEDYKRYYPFGTLASKVLGFAGADNQGILGLESRYDSTLKGTDGKILTMTDYQGIEVENLAEDRIEPVSGDDLYLSLDYNIQCYVQQAAQKVLKAKKAKRVSAILMNPQNGEIYALVSLPEYDLNEPFTLIEEYKDQGKTQNDKLNNMWRNPVISDSYEPGSTFKIVTATAALEEKKVTLQDSFFCSGFKLVEDRKIRCHKTQGHGAETFQQGFMNSCNPVFMEIGARVGAKDMLKYYQKLGLYERTGVDLPGEANSIMHKLSKIGAVELATMSFGQSIQITPLQLLRAVSAGINGGKLVTPHLAMEKKDSITKEITQYEYPIKPGAVSEETSQTLRELLEAVVAEGTGKNGQVAGYRVGGKTATSEKLPRRSGKYISSFLGFAPADCPKILGLVLIDEPQGVYYGGVIAAPVMAEIFQNVLPYLDNL is encoded by the coding sequence GTGAGCGATATAGAGATTCATTTATTTCAGAAAAGAAAATACAATCTTGTTTTCTTATGCTTTTTCCTGGCATTTTTACTTCTGACTGGACGATTGATCTACCTAACTGTTTTTCGCTCAGAAGAATTAAGTAAAAGAGCATTAAGCATTGAGCAAAGAGAACGAACGATAAAGGCAGCAAGAGGGAAAGTTTATGACAGGAATGGAGTGGTGCTAGCAGATAATCAAGCGGTATGTTCTGTTTCTGTCATTTACTATCAGATAAAAGAACCGGAAAAAGTAATTCGGCTTTTATCACAAAAGCTTGCGATTCCCGAAAAAGAAGTAAGAAAAAAGGTAGAGAAGATATCATCAAGAGAAAAAATAAAAAGTAATGTACCAAAAGCGATAGCAGATGAGATTCGGGAAGCGGGACTTTCCGGGGTCAAAGTAGATGAAGATTATAAGCGCTACTATCCATTTGGCACACTGGCATCTAAAGTATTGGGATTTGCAGGAGCAGATAACCAGGGTATTTTAGGGCTGGAGTCCCGATATGATTCTACATTAAAAGGAACAGATGGCAAGATACTTACTATGACAGATTATCAGGGAATTGAAGTGGAGAACCTTGCAGAGGATCGAATCGAGCCGGTAAGTGGTGATGATCTGTATCTTTCACTTGATTATAATATACAATGTTATGTACAGCAGGCAGCGCAGAAAGTTTTAAAAGCAAAAAAGGCGAAAAGAGTCTCAGCTATTTTAATGAATCCACAAAATGGAGAAATCTATGCGCTTGTCAGCCTTCCGGAGTATGATTTAAATGAACCGTTTACTTTAATTGAAGAATATAAAGATCAAGGGAAGACTCAGAATGATAAGTTAAATAATATGTGGAGAAATCCTGTGATCAGTGATTCCTATGAGCCTGGATCAACATTCAAAATCGTAACAGCGACGGCAGCATTAGAGGAGAAGAAAGTAACTTTACAGGATTCTTTTTTCTGCTCAGGATTTAAGCTTGTGGAGGATAGAAAAATACGCTGCCATAAAACGCAGGGGCATGGGGCGGAGACATTTCAGCAGGGATTTATGAATTCCTGTAATCCGGTTTTTATGGAAATCGGAGCAAGAGTCGGGGCAAAAGACATGCTGAAGTATTATCAGAAGCTGGGGCTTTACGAAAGAACAGGAGTGGATCTTCCGGGAGAGGCAAACTCCATTATGCATAAACTTAGTAAAATAGGTGCGGTAGAACTTGCCACAATGTCATTTGGGCAGTCGATACAGATTACACCTTTGCAGCTGCTTCGGGCAGTAAGCGCAGGAATTAATGGAGGAAAGCTTGTAACCCCGCATCTGGCAATGGAAAAGAAAGACAGCATTACGAAAGAAATAACACAGTATGAATATCCTATAAAGCCGGGTGCGGTTTCAGAAGAAACTTCACAGACATTAAGAGAACTTTTAGAAGCAGTAGTGGCGGAGGGAACAGGGAAGAATGGGCAGGTTGCAGGATATCGTGTGGGAGGAAAGACTGCAACAAGTGAAAAACTTCCGAGAAGAAGCGGAAAGTATATTTCCTCTTTTCTGGGATTTGCTCCAGCAGATTGTCCAAAGATTCTGGGACTTGTATTGATCGATGAACCGCAGGGAGTCTATTATGGTGGTGTAATTGCGGCTCCGGTCATGGCAGAAATTTTTCAAAATGTCCTGCCCTATCTTGATAATCTGTGA
- the ftsZ gene encoding cell division protein FtsZ has translation MSNEELAQAKILVIGVGGAGNNAVNRMVDEAIEGVELIGINTDKQALDLCKAPTRVQIGEKLTKGLGAGAKPEIGAAAVDENRDEITELVKEADMVFVTCGMGGGTGTGAAPVVAKIAKDMGILTVGVVTKPFIFEGKPRMNNALSGIERLKENVDTLIIIPNDKLLQICDKRTSIKDAFCKADEVLQQGVQGITDLIFKPGLINLDFADIQTVMRDKGIAHIGIGVGSGEDKAVDAIKSAMESPLLETTVSGATDIIINFSGDIGIQEVYEAVSYLTEVAGDEANIIFGNVESEDVPDDEVSITIIATGLHDVSGKGASAVRVNRKPAADKNVEGNGPTYSGQAIKSAQSSRTSENHETTRTYDNRDMEIKIPEFLQKRR, from the coding sequence ATGTCAAACGAAGAATTAGCACAAGCTAAAATCCTAGTTATCGGTGTTGGTGGAGCCGGTAACAATGCAGTTAACCGAATGGTTGACGAAGCTATCGAGGGTGTGGAATTAATTGGAATTAATACGGATAAACAGGCTCTTGATTTATGTAAAGCTCCTACAAGAGTACAGATTGGTGAGAAGCTGACGAAGGGACTGGGAGCTGGTGCGAAGCCGGAAATCGGAGCAGCAGCAGTAGATGAGAACCGCGATGAGATCACAGAACTTGTAAAAGAAGCAGATATGGTATTCGTTACCTGTGGTATGGGTGGTGGAACCGGAACTGGTGCTGCACCTGTTGTAGCGAAGATTGCAAAGGACATGGGAATCCTTACGGTCGGTGTCGTAACAAAGCCATTTATTTTTGAGGGTAAACCTCGTATGAATAATGCACTCAGCGGAATCGAACGTCTTAAAGAGAATGTAGATACATTAATTATTATTCCTAATGATAAGCTGTTACAGATTTGTGATAAGAGAACATCTATTAAAGATGCTTTTTGTAAAGCAGATGAAGTACTCCAGCAAGGTGTACAGGGCATTACAGACTTAATCTTTAAGCCAGGTCTTATCAACCTGGATTTTGCAGATATCCAGACAGTAATGCGTGATAAAGGAATTGCTCATATCGGAATTGGTGTTGGAAGTGGTGAAGATAAGGCAGTCGATGCGATTAAGAGCGCCATGGAAAGTCCTCTTCTTGAGACAACAGTTAGTGGAGCTACCGACATTATTATCAACTTCTCTGGTGATATTGGAATTCAGGAAGTTTATGAAGCAGTATCTTATCTCACAGAAGTTGCCGGTGACGAAGCGAACATTATCTTTGGTAATGTAGAGAGCGAAGATGTACCAGATGATGAAGTAAGTATTACGATCATTGCGACAGGACTCCACGATGTTTCCGGAAAGGGAGCATCTGCTGTAAGAGTGAACCGAAAACCAGCAGCAGATAAGAATGTAGAAGGGAATGGACCTACTTATAGCGGACAGGCAATTAAGTCAGCGCAGAGTAGCAGAACTTCAGAGAATCATGAGACAACACGAACTTATGATAACAGAGACATGGAGATTAAGATTCCGGAATTCTTACAGAAAAGAAGATAA
- a CDS encoding sigma-E processing peptidase SpoIIGA, with protein MKQIHPILLQVCYNFVADYIILFFIKRDLFPEKKQSQIIKAAAIFSMTYVIWEWTTTGMSPVTREILKWCSILALICRFFKITSVSLFRKTITVFFCYLFLMGGSVTFFLTCIQIDQVKAIKEAYKAIAVLFLSSGILLAYKRKQKQEKREEEAWKNIYDIQISRKGKTITCRGFYDSGNLLTSRITGQGVCIITQEKAREILMPKEQQEVKKILTDSSESLSWRMWAKQFQEGMYILQYSSVGKKMQKCPESWQNRLLC; from the coding sequence ATGAAGCAAATTCATCCGATTCTATTGCAGGTTTGTTACAACTTTGTGGCAGACTATATTATACTGTTCTTTATAAAAAGAGATTTATTTCCAGAAAAGAAACAATCTCAAATAATAAAGGCAGCCGCTATTTTCTCAATGACTTATGTAATCTGGGAATGGACAACAACAGGAATGTCCCCAGTTACAAGAGAGATTCTTAAATGGTGTAGTATCCTTGCTTTAATTTGTCGATTTTTTAAAATTACTTCTGTTTCACTTTTTAGAAAAACAATAACAGTATTCTTCTGTTACTTGTTTTTGATGGGAGGAAGCGTCACTTTTTTTCTTACATGTATACAGATTGACCAGGTAAAAGCAATAAAAGAAGCGTACAAAGCAATCGCTGTACTGTTTTTATCATCAGGAATTCTTTTAGCATATAAAAGAAAACAAAAACAGGAAAAGCGTGAAGAAGAAGCCTGGAAAAATATATACGATATACAGATTTCAAGAAAAGGAAAAACAATAACATGTCGAGGGTTTTATGATTCCGGAAATCTTTTAACAAGTCGTATTACCGGACAGGGAGTATGCATTATAACACAAGAAAAAGCAAGGGAAATATTAATGCCAAAAGAACAGCAAGAAGTAAAGAAAATTCTTACAGACTCATCGGAAAGTCTTTCATGGAGAATGTGGGCAAAACAGTTTCAGGAAGGGATGTATATATTGCAGTATTCCTCCGTTGGCAAAAAAATGCAAAAATGCCCGGAGTCATGGCAGAACAGATTGTTGTGTTGA